The Longimicrobiaceae bacterium nucleotide sequence CGCTGCTGGAGGAGCTGGGCGTGGCGCATCGTGCCGGCGCCCATCCGCGCGAGCTGTCCGGCGGCGAGGCGCAGCGCGTCGCCATCGCCCGCGCGCTCGCGCCGGACCCCACGCTGCTGCTGATGGACGAGCCCACCTCCGCGCTCGACCCGGCACGGCGCGGAGCGCTCGGCGAGACGCTGGGCGGCCTGGCGCGGCAGGGGCGCGGGCTGCTCATCTCCACGCACGACGTGGATTTCGCGCGCGCCCACGCCACCCGCGTCGCCGTGCTCTCCGGCGGCGGGCTCGTGGAGGAAGGCCCCGCCGCCGACGTCCTCGACCACCCCCGGCATCCCGAGACCCGAGACCTCCTCCGCGGTCCCGGAGCCAGCCCGCGCTGACACGACGCGGCGGCGAGCCAGTCCGAACGTCGCGCAATGCTTCGGCAGCAGCGGG carries:
- a CDS encoding ATP-binding cassette domain-containing protein yields the protein MSGELRVRALEVAHGAKQVLRGVNVTVAPGQICALMGLSGAGKSTVLRSVAALQPFSAGSIDVGGFTLRPGPVPRESRLRGLRSKVGMVFQAHALFEHLTALENVMLAPVHALGWTRERARAAALALLEELGVAHRAGAHPRELSGGEAQRVAIARALAPDPTLLLMDEPTSALDPARRGALGETLGGLARQGRGLLISTHDVDFARAHATRVAVLSGGGLVEEGPAADVLDHPRHPETRDLLRGPGASPR